One genomic window of Alkalispirochaeta americana includes the following:
- the guaA gene encoding glutamine-hydrolyzing GMP synthase — protein sequence MTTGSALTPPSGTDRIVILDFGSQTTHLIGRRIREQGIFAQIVAGTAPVEEWLDEGVRGIILSGSPSSIHDDDPPLPDRRIYSQGLPLLGICYGLHVTAHLQGGEISRAETREYGPAPVEVVTNHEITSGVSRRFTSWMSHGDAIRRLPPGAREIATTSHGVTAIVTIPECSFVGLQFHPEVTHSEQGIQILDNFAAGVCQARRQWSVENYLGQLQEELRGQAGDKPILLLISGGVDSSVVAALLLQTFPPEQVHLMYIDTGLMRKDESVEIGAALRKLGARNLYLIDAEERFLSALAGVTDPEKKRHIIGDLFISVQEEEIASRLSGDYLLAQGTLYTDLIESGHGSGGKAKSIKSHHNVASPLVKKKREAGLILEPLAALYKDEVRDLGRLLGLPEEIVGRHPFPGPGLGVRVLGEVTRERCDILREADAIFIRELRTAGLYDAIWQAFAVLLPIQSVGVAGDSRAYGNVVALRAVTSTDGMTADVYGFEPAFLRTVSAAITNGIPQVGRVVYDCSGKPPATIEWE from the coding sequence ATGACTACAGGATCGGCTCTGACGCCGCCCTCCGGCACCGACAGGATCGTTATCCTGGATTTTGGAAGCCAGACCACGCACCTTATCGGACGCCGCATTCGCGAGCAGGGAATCTTTGCGCAGATCGTGGCCGGTACCGCGCCGGTAGAAGAATGGCTCGACGAAGGGGTGAGGGGAATTATCCTCTCGGGCTCTCCCTCATCTATCCACGATGACGATCCGCCCCTTCCCGACAGGCGTATCTACTCCCAGGGGCTTCCCCTTCTGGGAATCTGTTACGGTCTCCACGTAACGGCGCACCTCCAGGGCGGAGAAATCAGCCGTGCCGAGACGCGAGAGTATGGCCCTGCTCCTGTGGAGGTCGTAACAAACCACGAGATCACCTCCGGCGTGAGTCGGCGGTTTACCTCCTGGATGAGCCATGGCGATGCGATCCGTCGTCTGCCCCCGGGCGCCCGGGAGATCGCCACCACCTCCCACGGGGTAACGGCTATTGTCACCATCCCGGAATGCTCCTTCGTGGGCTTGCAGTTCCACCCCGAGGTGACCCACTCGGAACAGGGAATACAAATTCTGGATAACTTCGCCGCAGGAGTCTGTCAGGCTCGCCGCCAGTGGTCCGTGGAGAACTATCTTGGACAGCTCCAGGAGGAGCTGCGTGGTCAGGCCGGGGATAAGCCGATCCTCCTCCTTATTTCAGGTGGTGTCGATTCGTCGGTCGTGGCAGCTCTCCTCCTTCAGACCTTCCCTCCAGAGCAGGTCCATCTCATGTACATCGATACGGGACTGATGAGGAAGGATGAATCGGTAGAAATCGGGGCTGCCCTGCGAAAGTTGGGGGCCCGAAACCTCTACCTGATCGATGCAGAAGAGCGCTTTCTTTCCGCTCTCGCCGGTGTAACGGATCCCGAAAAGAAGCGCCACATCATCGGAGACCTCTTTATCTCGGTTCAGGAGGAAGAGATTGCTTCCAGGCTCTCGGGGGACTACCTGCTCGCCCAGGGCACGCTTTATACCGATCTTATCGAGAGTGGCCACGGAAGTGGAGGCAAGGCGAAATCGATCAAGAGCCATCACAACGTGGCAAGCCCTTTGGTCAAAAAGAAGCGTGAGGCCGGACTCATTCTGGAGCCCCTGGCAGCTCTCTACAAGGACGAGGTCCGGGACCTGGGCCGTCTTCTGGGATTGCCCGAAGAGATCGTTGGTCGCCATCCTTTCCCTGGTCCGGGCCTGGGCGTTCGTGTGCTGGGAGAGGTCACCCGGGAGCGTTGCGATATTCTCCGCGAGGCCGACGCAATTTTCATCAGGGAACTGCGGACGGCCGGTCTCTACGATGCAATCTGGCAGGCCTTTGCTGTGCTCCTGCCAATCCAGTCCGTGGGTGTTGCCGGTGACAGTCGGGCCTATGGAAACGTGGTAGCCCTGCGGGCGGTAACCTCCACAGACGGGATGACCGCCGACGTCTACGGCTTTGAGCCTGCCTTCCTCAGAACCGTTTCAGCCGCGATCACCAACGGGATACCCCAGGTGGGGAGGGTGGTCTACGACTGTTCCGGAAAACCTCCCGCCACAATCGAGTGGGAATAG
- a CDS encoding potassium channel family protein — protein MPEEASKQTGPALRWGLVAGPILRFLEPGVAVIAAALVALDLLGRVSISRNPALFVIDTTIVIFFSLDYLTGLLLSSDKKQYIRSHLIDLISILPVYQFRALRAVRLVRLLRLVSLAMRARRRISNYFTSHVLTYVVAILFGVIALGSVSIYLVERGNSMTSFSDALWWTVVTVTTVGYGDLSPESSLGRVVAILLMITGVGALAAFTGTVASVILHRSGTGRSLSKEEAPQTEALLADLSPQEIREVRVFIDFIKYRRGKL, from the coding sequence ATGCCAGAGGAAGCCAGCAAACAGACCGGGCCAGCCCTGCGATGGGGTCTTGTCGCAGGGCCGATCCTTCGCTTTCTTGAGCCAGGAGTAGCCGTGATCGCGGCCGCTCTGGTTGCTCTTGATCTTCTGGGGCGCGTTTCCATATCCCGGAACCCGGCCTTGTTCGTGATCGATACAACAATCGTCATCTTTTTTTCCCTGGACTACCTGACAGGACTGCTTCTCTCGTCTGACAAGAAACAGTATATACGAAGTCATCTGATTGACCTGATCTCCATTCTTCCCGTCTACCAGTTTCGCGCCCTCCGGGCAGTCCGTCTCGTTCGGCTTCTCCGGCTGGTTTCTCTGGCCATGCGGGCACGACGACGCATATCGAACTACTTTACATCCCACGTCCTCACCTACGTGGTGGCTATTCTCTTCGGAGTGATCGCCCTGGGATCTGTCTCGATTTACCTGGTGGAGCGGGGAAACAGCATGACATCCTTCTCCGACGCCCTCTGGTGGACTGTAGTTACCGTTACTACCGTTGGATACGGCGATCTTTCTCCCGAGAGTTCCCTGGGGCGGGTTGTTGCCATTCTTCTCATGATTACCGGCGTGGGTGCCCTGGCGGCTTTCACCGGAACGGTTGCATCGGTAATTCTTCACCGATCAGGGACAGGGCGCTCTCTGTCAAAAGAGGAGGCTCCGCAGACAGAAGCTCTTCTGGCCGACCTGTCGCCCCAGGAGATCCGGGAAGTCCGGGTTTTCATCGATTTCATCAAGTATCGTCGCGGAAAGTTATGA
- a CDS encoding YjiH family protein, which produces MMNTPETTNTSLWKQKNFWIFLLPSAAGVFLFMAPIRFAGDITIPVAILANALKAVMGDLLVPLVTAIIAIMAVATVATKLIKPAFLERSPFLDRLLNPSPLWVAIRLIGGLAIISTFFELGPEAIWSGDTGGLVLYELLPTLFAVFFFAGLLLPLLLNFGLLELFGTLLSKVMRPLFNLPGRSAIDCTASWLGDGSVGILLTSKQYESSFYTQREAAVVGTTFSAVSITFSLVVLAQVNLEHLFLPFYGTICVAGLVAAVIMPRIPPLRWKKDIYIDGAEPDQDAEVIPQGKTVFSWGLALAVKKADTVVSLRREASEGAKNAVDMVFGVLPVVMALGTVALIIAETTSLFTILGMPFIPLLNLLAVPEAAAASETMVVGFADMFIPAILAMSIESEMTRFIIAALSVTQLIYLSEVGALLLGSRIPVNAVDLFVIFLLRTVITLPVIAGLAHLIF; this is translated from the coding sequence ATGATGAATACACCGGAAACAACCAACACCTCTCTCTGGAAGCAAAAGAACTTCTGGATCTTCCTTCTTCCCTCAGCGGCGGGAGTCTTTCTTTTTATGGCACCGATCCGGTTTGCCGGCGATATCACCATCCCCGTGGCGATCCTGGCAAATGCCCTGAAAGCGGTCATGGGGGATCTCCTGGTTCCTCTGGTAACGGCAATCATCGCCATTATGGCGGTGGCAACGGTGGCCACAAAATTGATAAAACCAGCCTTTCTTGAACGAAGCCCCTTTCTGGACCGCCTTCTGAACCCGTCCCCCCTCTGGGTGGCAATACGCCTCATCGGGGGGCTGGCGATTATAAGCACCTTTTTCGAGCTGGGCCCCGAGGCAATCTGGAGCGGCGACACAGGCGGGCTGGTTCTCTATGAACTCTTGCCGACCCTCTTTGCAGTCTTCTTTTTTGCCGGTCTTTTGCTACCGTTACTTCTGAACTTCGGCCTTCTGGAACTCTTCGGGACGCTCCTGAGTAAAGTCATGAGACCTCTCTTCAATTTGCCCGGCCGTTCCGCCATCGACTGTACCGCTTCCTGGCTTGGTGACGGAAGCGTGGGAATCCTCCTGACCAGCAAGCAGTACGAGAGTTCCTTTTATACCCAGCGTGAGGCTGCGGTGGTGGGCACCACCTTTTCGGCGGTTTCCATCACTTTCAGTCTGGTTGTTCTGGCCCAGGTCAATCTGGAGCACCTCTTTCTTCCCTTCTACGGCACGATCTGTGTGGCTGGACTTGTCGCCGCTGTTATCATGCCCCGCATACCGCCCCTGCGATGGAAAAAAGACATCTACATCGATGGTGCAGAGCCTGATCAGGATGCCGAGGTAATTCCCCAGGGAAAAACGGTCTTCTCTTGGGGGCTGGCCCTGGCGGTGAAGAAGGCTGACACGGTGGTCTCGTTGCGCCGGGAGGCATCGGAGGGGGCAAAAAATGCCGTGGACATGGTCTTTGGCGTCCTCCCTGTGGTGATGGCTCTGGGAACGGTGGCACTGATCATCGCCGAAACCACCAGCCTCTTTACCATTCTGGGGATGCCCTTTATCCCGCTTCTCAATCTGCTGGCTGTCCCCGAAGCAGCAGCGGCGTCGGAAACCATGGTCGTGGGCTTTGCCGACATGTTTATTCCTGCCATTCTTGCTATGTCAATCGAGAGCGAGATGACACGGTTTATCATTGCCGCTCTCTCGGTGACCCAGCTGATTTATCTTTCCGAGGTGGGAGCTCTTCTTCTGGGAAGCCGCATTCCTGTCAATGCAGTTGATCTCTTCGTCATTTTCCTGCTTCGTACTGTTATTACTCTCCCTGTTATTGCAGGTCTTGCTCATCTGATCTTCTAG
- a CDS encoding OmpA family protein, with the protein MGSSSDGKVPYLAVEIERRRLEPLVPLDQGRCSRSLRLTTLVDNQRQARVRLFVVCDAEPLLLREFFLDNLPRQPKGEPRFTVSCDFDGLRRAGIVLQSRGDRQEASLDLRKYISPPRKGRVFMVLFLLAVLLLLGIAGFFLVSPFKESSVTPPPGRAGQIPEAVSSRDVSDSAREPEHSAPVAESLDPPPDDTVPEEIAPPDVSGLPSDSEPGESGEAPPPEPIPVSRDTVIYFTPDSPLVTQKARDEISQFVATLRPITNLAITIEGHCALAGTETGREELSRNRAHNTKQAILQEASWIEPEHVTPLWYAANRPVTRLPAEQDRNRRVEILVRGEILPEE; encoded by the coding sequence GTGGGAAGTTCTTCTGACGGCAAAGTTCCATATCTCGCTGTTGAAATCGAGCGAAGGCGATTAGAGCCCCTGGTCCCTCTTGATCAGGGACGGTGTTCCCGTTCGCTCCGGCTGACTACCCTGGTGGATAATCAGCGTCAGGCCCGGGTGCGGCTCTTCGTGGTTTGTGATGCAGAACCTCTTCTGCTCCGGGAGTTCTTTCTTGATAATCTTCCCCGGCAACCCAAGGGAGAGCCCAGATTCACTGTCTCCTGTGACTTTGACGGCCTTCGTCGGGCCGGAATCGTTCTCCAGTCCCGGGGGGATCGCCAGGAAGCATCTCTGGACCTGCGAAAATACATCTCTCCACCCCGGAAGGGGCGAGTGTTCATGGTGTTGTTCCTTCTGGCGGTGTTGCTCCTGCTGGGAATAGCGGGTTTTTTTCTGGTATCACCCTTCAAGGAATCCTCTGTTACGCCTCCCCCGGGCAGGGCCGGGCAAATCCCTGAGGCAGTTTCCTCCCGGGATGTTTCTGATTCCGCGAGGGAGCCGGAACACTCGGCACCCGTGGCCGAGTCGCTGGATCCTCCCCCGGATGATACCGTCCCGGAAGAGATCGCGCCTCCAGACGTTTCCGGCCTTCCTTCTGATTCCGAACCCGGTGAATCCGGTGAAGCGCCCCCCCCCGAGCCGATTCCAGTCTCCCGGGATACGGTAATCTATTTCACTCCCGACAGCCCCCTCGTGACCCAAAAAGCCCGCGACGAGATTTCGCAGTTTGTTGCGACCCTGAGACCAATTACGAACCTGGCAATCACCATCGAAGGGCATTGTGCTCTCGCGGGAACAGAAACGGGAAGAGAGGAGCTCTCCCGAAATCGTGCGCACAACACAAAACAGGCAATTCTCCAGGAGGCCTCCTGGATAGAGCCGGAGCACGTCACTCCGCTCTGGTACGCAGCGAACCGTCCCGTAACCCGCCTCCCTGCCGAGCAGGATCGCAACCGTCGGGTGGAGATTCTTGTCCGGGGGGAGATCCTTCCAGAAGAATAG
- a CDS encoding YkgJ family cysteine cluster protein: MEKRFFCTQCGICCRYEEGFVFLSPRDLERLASFLGEEQDQVVEQHCRWVPLGAMDQLSLREQPNHDCVFWRDGGCLVYEARPLQCRTYPLWRHILEEPQGWNQEAESCPGIGIGRRVSLRAEKRSLRERQREQPVTRPRSESGAGRK; this comes from the coding sequence ATGGAGAAGCGTTTTTTTTGCACCCAGTGTGGAATCTGTTGTCGCTACGAGGAAGGGTTTGTTTTTCTCTCACCCCGGGACCTGGAACGGCTGGCCTCGTTTCTCGGAGAAGAACAGGATCAGGTGGTGGAGCAACATTGCCGTTGGGTTCCCCTGGGAGCAATGGATCAGCTTTCGCTGCGAGAACAGCCCAACCACGATTGCGTTTTCTGGCGTGACGGAGGCTGCCTCGTGTACGAAGCGCGCCCTCTCCAGTGTCGCACCTATCCGCTGTGGCGACATATTCTGGAAGAACCCCAGGGCTGGAATCAGGAGGCGGAATCCTGTCCGGGCATAGGTATCGGACGGCGGGTTTCTCTCCGTGCAGAGAAACGGTCGTTGCGAGAACGTCAGCGTGAACAGCCTGTTACACGCCCCCGTTCCGAGTCAGGGGCAGGGAGGAAATAA
- a CDS encoding MBL fold metallo-hydrolase — translation MRFTVWGSRGSHPTALTPAAVQSKIATVIQRVRPVDLVSAESRERFLASLPAWLFGTTSGNTACVQLELDEDRQIVFDAGTGIINLGHHYLEHPLREVHIFFTHFHFDHIQGLPFFLSAYDPSVTIHFYSPRDDLETIVRNQMRDPYFPVTMAGAMTPHLIFHKLDARGIQLYGARLRWRELNHPGRAFGYRVDYRGKAFAYVTDVELTGEYFLQNQDNKEFFSGIDAMILDAQYTLDEAIEKINWGHSSFSLAVDFAKAWQTKTLYLFHHEPRYSDRKLEQNLQAARQYAAGLQGKDLTVFLAREGATVDV, via the coding sequence ATGCGTTTCACCGTTTGGGGTAGCCGGGGCTCCCACCCCACTGCACTGACACCCGCAGCGGTTCAAAGCAAGATCGCTACGGTCATTCAGCGTGTTCGTCCCGTGGATCTTGTTTCGGCCGAATCCCGGGAGCGCTTTCTTGCCTCTCTTCCGGCGTGGCTTTTCGGGACGACCAGCGGAAACACCGCCTGCGTCCAGCTTGAGCTTGATGAGGATCGGCAGATTGTCTTTGACGCGGGAACGGGCATCATAAACCTGGGCCATCACTACCTGGAGCACCCCCTGAGGGAGGTGCATATCTTTTTTACCCATTTTCACTTTGATCATATCCAGGGGCTTCCCTTTTTTCTTTCGGCCTATGATCCTTCCGTGACCATTCATTTTTACAGCCCCCGGGATGACCTGGAAACTATCGTGCGCAACCAGATGAGAGATCCCTATTTCCCCGTTACCATGGCAGGAGCCATGACTCCTCATCTGATCTTTCACAAACTGGATGCCCGGGGAATTCAGCTCTATGGAGCGCGCCTGCGGTGGCGGGAACTGAACCACCCGGGACGCGCCTTTGGATATCGCGTGGACTACCGGGGCAAGGCCTTCGCCTACGTGACCGATGTGGAGTTAACCGGCGAGTATTTCCTCCAGAACCAGGACAACAAAGAGTTCTTTTCGGGTATTGACGCTATGATCCTTGATGCTCAGTATACCCTCGACGAGGCGATCGAAAAGATAAACTGGGGCCATTCGTCTTTCAGCCTGGCGGTGGATTTTGCCAAGGCCTGGCAAACAAAAACGTTGTACCTGTTCCATCATGAACCCCGGTACAGCGACCGCAAGCTGGAACAGAATCTCCAGGCTGCCCGACAGTATGCTGCAGGTCTTCAAGGGAAGGATCTGACTGTTTTTCTTGCTCGGGAGGGAGCGACCGTAGATGTCTGA